From the genome of Variovorax sp. RA8, one region includes:
- a CDS encoding DedA family protein, with the protein MEIISFLVDFILHVDKHLETFVIAYGPWVYALLFLIVFVETGLVVMPFLPGDSLLFIVGALCGAGLMSLGIAVPVLIAAAILGDQCNYSIGRYFGPKVFQWESSRFFNRKAFDQAHAFYERYGGITIVLARFMPFIRTFAPFVAGVAEMSRGKFSAYNIGGALLWVVGLCTAGYLFGNLAFVKEHLDKIIWALIIVPGLIAIFGAWRASRAPSSVR; encoded by the coding sequence ATGGAAATCATCAGCTTCTTGGTCGACTTCATCCTTCATGTCGACAAACACCTGGAGACCTTCGTCATCGCCTACGGCCCCTGGGTGTATGCGCTGCTGTTTCTCATCGTCTTCGTCGAAACGGGGCTCGTGGTCATGCCCTTCCTGCCGGGGGACTCGCTGCTCTTCATCGTGGGCGCGTTGTGCGGCGCGGGGCTCATGAGCCTCGGGATCGCGGTGCCGGTTCTCATTGCCGCAGCGATTCTGGGTGACCAGTGCAACTACAGCATCGGCCGCTACTTCGGGCCGAAGGTCTTCCAGTGGGAGAGTTCGCGCTTCTTCAACCGCAAGGCCTTCGACCAGGCGCATGCCTTCTACGAGCGCTACGGCGGCATCACGATCGTGCTGGCGCGCTTCATGCCGTTCATCCGCACCTTCGCGCCCTTCGTGGCCGGGGTGGCCGAGATGTCGCGCGGCAAGTTCAGCGCCTACAACATCGGCGGCGCGCTGCTGTGGGTGGTGGGCCTGTGCACGGCGGGCTATCTGTTCGGCAACCTGGCTTTCGTGAAGGAGCACCTGGACAAGATCATCTGGGCACTCATCATCGTCCCCGGCCTGATTGCGATCTTCGGCGCTTGGCGCGCAAGCCGCGCGCCCTCTTCGGTTCGCTGA
- a CDS encoding glycine zipper domain-containing protein — MKTRLWITAGAATAIMTLAGCAAGPNEQWGTAGGAVGGAVIGNAIGGNTASTVGGAAIGGVIGNQVGRRADERNYDRNYYRGQRSGYYPYNGPTY, encoded by the coding sequence ATGAAGACACGTCTCTGGATCACGGCCGGTGCGGCCACGGCAATCATGACGCTGGCGGGCTGCGCAGCAGGACCTAACGAGCAATGGGGCACGGCCGGCGGCGCGGTCGGCGGTGCGGTGATCGGCAATGCCATCGGCGGCAACACGGCCAGCACGGTGGGCGGCGCCGCCATCGGCGGCGTGATCGGCAACCAGGTGGGTCGTCGCGCCGACGAGCGCAACTACGACCGCAACTACTATCGTGGCCAGCGCAGCGGCTACTACCCCTACAACGGGCCGACGTACTGA
- a CDS encoding ABC transporter ATP-binding protein has translation MTLKVQGLAKRYGDSIVFEQVSLEVAPGEFVAIVGESGVGKSTLLNCMAGLDSWDAGTIVHDAVDIGALDSEARALWRRRHVGFVFQAFHVLPHLDVAQNVALPLMLLKRTDPARVAHMLEAVGLAGLGGRLPGQLSGGQLQRVAIARALVHRPALLLADEPTGNLDPGTAAKVMEVLFAQTREHGASLVLVTHSEAAAARADRVLHLSAGGIAPG, from the coding sequence ATGACGTTGAAGGTCCAGGGCCTGGCCAAGCGCTACGGCGACAGCATCGTCTTCGAACAGGTCTCGCTCGAGGTCGCGCCCGGCGAGTTCGTCGCCATCGTGGGCGAATCGGGCGTGGGCAAGTCCACGCTGCTCAACTGCATGGCCGGGCTGGACAGCTGGGATGCCGGGACCATCGTGCACGACGCCGTCGACATCGGCGCGCTCGACAGCGAAGCGCGCGCGCTCTGGCGCCGCCGGCACGTGGGCTTCGTGTTCCAGGCCTTCCACGTACTGCCGCACCTGGACGTGGCGCAGAACGTCGCCCTGCCGCTGATGCTGCTGAAGCGGACCGACCCTGCCCGCGTGGCCCACATGCTCGAGGCAGTAGGCCTCGCGGGCCTCGGCGGGCGCCTGCCCGGCCAGCTGAGCGGCGGCCAGCTGCAGCGGGTGGCGATCGCGCGTGCGCTGGTGCACCGGCCGGCGCTGCTGCTGGCCGACGAGCCCACCGGCAATCTCGACCCGGGCACGGCGGCGAAGGTCATGGAGGTGCTGTTTGCGCAGACGCGCGAGCACGGCGCCTCGCTGGTGCTGGTCACGCATTCGGAGGCGGCCGCGGCGCGGGCCGATCGTGTTCTGCACCTGAGCGCAGGCGGCATCGCGCCCGGGTAG
- a CDS encoding LysR family transcriptional regulator: protein MKALDTLRIFVITARKGSLSAAARSLSLSPATISRRISALEQELGAQLVDRTSRKLKVTEAGQAFLQRAEVVLEAMAEAEEAARNAKLRPEGRLRIHSRTQIGLRVIAPLLPRFAQQYRDIQVEIELSEHPVNLVEQDFDIDIRTGESNDSSFVIKRLLSSDEVLVASPSFVKAHPRIRHPTDLAQVRCLTYRREQEATTWKYIDDHGEQQALAIQGVLSSNNGELLRLAAIGGMGIALLSEPTIRSCIQDGSLVRLLPGHRFAVRGFSNGIYAVFRQSRTLPLKVRAFVDFIAEALREGDAG, encoded by the coding sequence ATGAAGGCGCTCGACACCCTGCGGATCTTCGTGATCACCGCGCGCAAGGGGAGCCTCTCGGCTGCGGCGCGCAGCCTCAGCCTGTCTCCCGCGACCATCTCGCGCCGCATCAGCGCGCTGGAGCAAGAGCTGGGCGCGCAACTGGTCGACCGCACCAGCCGCAAGCTCAAGGTCACCGAGGCCGGGCAGGCCTTCCTCCAGCGGGCCGAGGTGGTGCTGGAGGCGATGGCGGAGGCCGAGGAGGCCGCGCGCAACGCCAAGCTGCGGCCCGAGGGGCGGTTGCGCATCCACTCGCGCACCCAGATCGGGCTGCGCGTGATCGCGCCGCTGCTACCGCGCTTCGCCCAGCAGTACCGCGACATCCAGGTGGAGATCGAGCTGTCCGAGCACCCGGTCAACCTGGTGGAGCAGGACTTCGACATCGACATCCGCACCGGCGAGTCGAATGATTCGAGCTTCGTGATCAAGCGGCTGCTCAGCAGCGACGAGGTGCTGGTGGCCAGCCCCTCCTTCGTCAAGGCGCACCCACGCATCCGGCACCCGACCGACCTGGCGCAGGTGCGCTGCCTCACCTATCGGCGAGAGCAGGAGGCCACGACCTGGAAGTACATCGACGACCACGGTGAGCAGCAGGCGTTGGCGATCCAAGGCGTGCTCAGTTCGAACAACGGCGAGCTGCTGCGGCTCGCGGCGATCGGCGGCATGGGTATCGCGCTGTTGTCCGAGCCCACCATCCGCAGCTGCATCCAGGACGGCTCGCTGGTGCGGCTCCTGCCCGGGCACCGCTTCGCGGTGCGCGGCTTCTCCAACGGCATCTACGCGGTGTTCCGCCAGAGCCGCACACTGCCCTTGAAGGTGCGGGCCTTCGTCGACTTCATCGCCGAGGCGCTGCGCGAAGGCGACGCCGGCTGA
- a CDS encoding multidrug effflux MFS transporter: MSPIAAPAAAPAVAPAAEPPASRMSPGLVVLLLALLLGIQPVTTDLYLPALPALTAGFGAPMGQAQLTLSALLLAFGCSQLVLGPLSDRFGRRPVLLWGLAAYVIASIGGAVAASIELLIVWRTLQGAAMGAAVMAGRAIVRDLYQPADGARMMSRALTGLGLIACACAPVGGLVSDLFGWRTALAVPTLFGALALALVWLRFDESLARRNPEALRLPVLAATWAMVLRHPTFRAFSALTTAAYGLLFTFLAASSFVFIQVLGLSKTQYGLVMLWNSVAYIAGTFVCRRWLPRFGVRGSVARAAWLTLLGGTAMGLLALAGVHTVWAIVALATLTMLAHGVHQPCGQTGAVGPFPQAAGAASAINGFLMMLAAFGIGGWLGARMDGTVLPLALGMWFWSVCIALVAWTLVRRHGEPHGH, encoded by the coding sequence ATGTCGCCCATCGCAGCACCCGCTGCCGCCCCTGCTGTCGCCCCCGCAGCCGAGCCGCCCGCCTCGCGCATGTCTCCCGGCCTCGTGGTCCTGCTGCTGGCGCTGCTGCTCGGCATCCAGCCCGTCACCACCGACCTCTACCTGCCGGCCCTGCCCGCACTGACCGCGGGCTTCGGCGCACCCATGGGCCAGGCCCAGCTCACGCTGAGCGCGCTGTTGCTGGCCTTCGGCTGCTCTCAACTGGTGCTCGGCCCGCTGTCCGATCGCTTCGGCCGCCGGCCGGTGCTGCTGTGGGGCCTTGCCGCGTACGTGATCGCGAGCATCGGCGGCGCCGTCGCGGCCTCTATCGAGCTTCTGATCGTCTGGCGCACGCTGCAGGGCGCGGCCATGGGCGCCGCGGTGATGGCCGGGCGCGCGATCGTGCGCGACCTGTACCAGCCGGCCGACGGCGCACGCATGATGTCGCGCGCGCTCACCGGCCTCGGCCTGATCGCCTGCGCGTGCGCACCGGTGGGCGGCCTGGTGTCCGACCTGTTCGGCTGGCGCACGGCGCTGGCGGTGCCGACCCTGTTCGGCGCCCTCGCGCTGGCGCTGGTGTGGCTGCGCTTCGACGAGTCGCTGGCCCGGCGCAACCCCGAAGCGCTGCGCCTCCCGGTGCTCGCGGCCACCTGGGCGATGGTGCTGCGCCATCCCACCTTCCGGGCCTTCTCAGCGCTCACGACGGCTGCGTACGGCCTGCTCTTCACCTTCCTCGCCGCCTCCTCCTTCGTCTTCATCCAGGTGCTCGGCCTCAGCAAGACCCAGTACGGCCTGGTGATGCTCTGGAACTCGGTGGCCTACATCGCAGGCACCTTCGTCTGCCGGCGCTGGCTGCCGCGCTTCGGCGTGCGCGGCAGCGTGGCGCGCGCTGCATGGCTGACGCTGCTCGGCGGCACCGCCATGGGCCTGCTCGCGCTGGCCGGGGTGCACACGGTGTGGGCCATCGTCGCACTGGCCACGCTGACCATGCTGGCGCACGGCGTGCACCAGCCCTGCGGCCAGACCGGCGCCGTCGGGCCCTTCCCACAGGCCGCCGGTGCGGCCTCGGCGATCAACGGCTTCCTGATGATGCTGGCGGCCTTCGGCATCGGCGGCTGGCTCGGCGCGCGCATGGACGGCACCGTGCTGCCGCTGGCGCTGGGCATGTGGTTCTGGAGCGTGTGCATCGCGCTGGTCGCCTGGACCCTGGTGCGCCGCCACGGCGAGCCCCATGGCCACTGA
- a CDS encoding alpha/beta hydrolase — protein sequence MKSWSLFASATALVALLAGGCSTLDERQREWIFQPSDRSWGNSEAMSEGMEHVWIDFDSKVTGQPARLHGLWLGGAPESADTPVLLYLHGAKYNVAGSAPRMRRMHELGFSVLAIDYRGFGKSSKALPSEDSAREDARAAWIWLAARHPKQHRYIFGHSLGGAIGIDLASQVNDESGTIVESTFTSIADVVGSFKWGWLPFGPLITQRFEAIAKVKRIGAPLLVVHGSADSLINPTLGRKLYEAATVPKQFVLVEGGSHHSTGSIGQAQYRAALGQLFRMKPPTVLAAQEEAATPHATPAARPAMPAHQRDAAPALPHKI from the coding sequence ATGAAGTCCTGGTCCCTCTTCGCCTCCGCTACCGCCCTGGTCGCCTTGCTGGCCGGAGGTTGCTCCACCCTCGACGAACGCCAGCGCGAATGGATCTTCCAGCCCAGCGACCGCAGCTGGGGCAACTCCGAGGCCATGAGCGAGGGCATGGAGCATGTCTGGATCGACTTCGATTCCAAGGTCACTGGCCAGCCGGCCCGGCTGCACGGCCTCTGGCTCGGCGGCGCGCCGGAATCGGCCGACACCCCGGTGCTGCTCTACCTGCACGGCGCGAAGTACAACGTGGCCGGCTCGGCACCGCGCATGCGGCGCATGCACGAACTGGGCTTCTCGGTGCTGGCCATCGACTATCGCGGCTTCGGCAAGAGCAGCAAGGCCCTGCCCTCCGAGGACTCGGCCCGCGAGGACGCGCGTGCCGCCTGGATCTGGCTGGCGGCGCGCCACCCGAAGCAGCACCGCTACATCTTCGGCCACTCGCTCGGAGGCGCGATCGGCATCGACCTGGCCTCGCAGGTGAACGACGAGAGCGGCACCATCGTCGAGAGCACCTTCACCTCCATTGCCGACGTGGTCGGCAGCTTCAAGTGGGGCTGGCTGCCTTTCGGCCCGCTCATCACGCAGCGCTTCGAGGCGATTGCCAAGGTCAAGCGCATCGGCGCCCCGCTGCTGGTGGTGCACGGCAGCGCCGACAGCCTGATCAACCCGACGCTCGGGCGCAAGCTCTACGAAGCCGCCACGGTACCCAAGCAATTCGTGCTGGTCGAGGGTGGCTCGCACCACAGCACTGGTTCGATCGGACAGGCCCAATACCGCGCCGCCCTGGGCCAGCTGTTCCGCATGAAGCCGCCGACCGTACTGGCGGCGCAGGAAGAAGCGGCGACGCCGCACGCAACGCCTGCTGCCCGTCCGGCGATGCCCGCCCATCAGCGCGACGCTGCCCCGGCGCTGCCGCACAAGATCTGA
- the mutL gene encoding DNA mismatch repair endonuclease MutL has translation MSALPSALPSAVRRPIRELPDELISQIAAGEVVERPASVVRELLDNALDAGARQITVRLAAGGVRLISVEDDGQGLPRDELPLALRRHATSKITSLGELETVGTMGFRGEALAAINAIAELSLLSRAAGADGAFALDGRTGELRPVARATGTTVEVRELFFATPARRKFLKTDATELAHCIEAVRRHALARPEVGFAVWHEGKLVEQWRAAEARDPRLADALGEEFVAQSVAVEHAAGPVRVTGRAGIPDAARSRGDQQFFYVNGRFVRDKVLAHAVRSAYEDVLHGQRQPVYALYLEIDAARVDVNVHPTKIEVRFRDGREVHQAVRHAIENALAAPRAGDAASVPAAPFFKPRSAPAAPAWTQPAMHFAAERGLGDAAAMWPGERREPVVAPLSSFRASAAQEAPPAASFEQAPSAKPAAHGDEAWPLGRALAQLQGIYILAENSQGLVIVDMHAAHERIVYERLKTQLGGAAIASQPLLIPATFAATPQEVATAEACAAVLPALGLEITPFSPRTLAVRAVPGTLADGDPVELARGVLAELAQHDASTVVQRARNELLSTMACHGAVRANRRLTIDEMNALLRQMEATERSDQCNHGRPTWRQLSVRELDGLFMRGR, from the coding sequence GTGAGCGCCCTTCCCTCTGCCCTCCCCTCGGCCGTGCGCCGCCCCATCCGCGAACTCCCCGACGAACTGATCAGCCAGATCGCGGCTGGCGAGGTGGTGGAGCGGCCGGCCTCGGTGGTGCGCGAGTTGCTCGACAACGCCCTCGACGCCGGCGCGCGCCAGATCACGGTGCGGCTCGCGGCCGGCGGCGTGCGCCTGATCTCGGTCGAGGACGACGGCCAGGGCCTGCCGCGCGACGAACTGCCGCTGGCGCTTCGCCGCCACGCGACCAGCAAGATTACAAGCCTCGGCGAGCTGGAAACCGTGGGCACCATGGGCTTCCGCGGCGAGGCGCTGGCCGCCATCAATGCCATCGCCGAGTTGAGCCTGCTCTCGCGCGCGGCCGGTGCCGACGGCGCCTTTGCGCTCGACGGCCGCACCGGCGAACTGCGTCCGGTGGCACGCGCCACCGGCACCACGGTCGAGGTGCGCGAGCTCTTCTTCGCCACGCCGGCGCGCCGCAAGTTCCTGAAGACCGACGCCACCGAATTGGCCCACTGCATCGAGGCCGTGCGGCGCCATGCGCTGGCTCGCCCCGAGGTGGGATTCGCGGTCTGGCACGAAGGCAAGCTGGTCGAGCAATGGCGCGCCGCCGAAGCGCGCGACCCGCGCCTGGCCGATGCGCTGGGCGAGGAGTTCGTTGCACAGAGCGTGGCGGTCGAGCATGCCGCCGGGCCGGTGCGCGTGACGGGCCGCGCCGGCATCCCGGATGCGGCGCGCTCGCGCGGCGACCAGCAGTTCTTCTACGTCAACGGCCGCTTCGTGCGCGACAAGGTGCTGGCCCATGCGGTGCGCAGCGCCTACGAGGACGTGCTGCACGGCCAGCGCCAGCCGGTCTATGCGCTGTACCTCGAGATCGATGCGGCGCGGGTCGACGTCAACGTGCATCCCACCAAGATCGAGGTGCGCTTCCGCGACGGGCGCGAGGTGCACCAGGCGGTGCGCCATGCGATCGAGAACGCATTGGCGGCGCCGCGCGCGGGCGATGCGGCCTCGGTCCCGGCTGCGCCCTTCTTCAAGCCGCGCAGCGCACCGGCCGCACCGGCATGGACCCAGCCGGCGATGCATTTCGCCGCCGAGCGCGGCCTGGGCGATGCCGCCGCGATGTGGCCCGGCGAGCGGCGCGAGCCCGTCGTCGCGCCCCTGTCATCGTTTCGCGCCTCGGCAGCGCAGGAGGCGCCACCCGCCGCCTCTTTCGAGCAGGCGCCCTCCGCCAAGCCCGCCGCCCACGGCGATGAAGCATGGCCCCTCGGCCGCGCCCTGGCCCAGCTGCAAGGCATCTACATCCTGGCGGAGAACAGCCAGGGCCTGGTGATCGTGGACATGCATGCCGCCCACGAGCGCATCGTCTACGAGCGCCTGAAGACCCAGCTGGGCGGCGCCGCCATCGCCAGCCAGCCGCTGCTGATCCCCGCCACCTTCGCCGCCACGCCCCAGGAAGTCGCCACCGCCGAGGCCTGCGCCGCGGTGCTGCCCGCGCTGGGACTGGAGATCACGCCCTTCTCCCCCCGCACGCTGGCGGTGCGCGCGGTGCCCGGCACCCTGGCCGATGGCGACCCGGTGGAACTGGCGCGCGGCGTGCTGGCCGAACTGGCCCAGCACGACGCCAGCACCGTCGTGCAGCGAGCCCGGAACGAGCTGCTCTCGACCATGGCCTGCCACGGCGCGGTGCGCGCCAACCGCCGGCTGACGATCGACGAGATGAACGCCTTGTTACGCCAGATGGAAGCCACCGAGCGCTCGGACCAATGCAACCATGGTCGACCGACGTGGCGCCAGCTCTCGGTCCGGGAGCTGGACGGCCTGTTCATGCGCGGCCGCTGA
- the miaA gene encoding tRNA (adenosine(37)-N6)-dimethylallyltransferase MiaA yields the protein MATEAGYVALAGPTASGKTAAALAIARARPVEIVSVDSALVYRGMDIGTAKPTATERAEVAHHLIDIRDPREPYSAAAFVSDATRLVAEIRARGRLPLLVGGTMLYFKALAEGIDAMPAADPELRRQLEADAAALGWPAMHAQLAQVDAATAARLARNDSQRIQRALEVWLTSGRAISSFHASERAGGLPPVALFSLEPTERAWLHQRIAERFDAMLAAGFVDEVQALRARGDLVPDLPSMRCVGYRQAWEALDGRWPLAELRERGIAATRQLAKRQITWLRSMPARRVVPAEAPDAIARIVAAVGEIA from the coding sequence ATGGCCACTGAGGCCGGCTACGTGGCCCTGGCCGGACCCACGGCCTCCGGCAAGACCGCGGCGGCGCTGGCGATCGCCCGCGCGCGGCCGGTGGAGATCGTCAGCGTCGATTCGGCCCTGGTCTACCGCGGCATGGACATCGGCACGGCCAAGCCCACCGCCACCGAGCGCGCCGAGGTTGCGCATCACCTGATCGACATCCGCGATCCGCGCGAGCCCTACAGCGCGGCGGCCTTCGTGTCGGATGCCACGCGGCTGGTCGCCGAGATCCGCGCGCGAGGCCGGCTGCCGCTGCTGGTGGGCGGCACCATGCTGTACTTCAAGGCGCTGGCGGAGGGCATCGATGCAATGCCGGCTGCCGATCCGGAGCTGCGCCGGCAGCTCGAGGCCGATGCCGCGGCGCTGGGCTGGCCCGCCATGCATGCGCAGCTGGCCCAGGTCGATGCGGCCACCGCCGCGCGGCTCGCGCGCAACGACAGCCAGCGCATCCAGCGCGCGCTGGAGGTATGGCTGACCAGCGGGCGCGCCATCTCCAGCTTCCATGCGTCCGAACGCGCAGGCGGCCTGCCGCCGGTCGCGCTCTTCTCGCTCGAGCCGACGGAACGCGCCTGGCTGCACCAGCGCATCGCCGAGCGCTTCGACGCAATGCTTGCCGCCGGCTTCGTCGACGAAGTGCAGGCGCTGCGCGCGCGCGGCGACCTCGTTCCCGACCTGCCCTCGATGCGCTGCGTCGGTTACCGCCAGGCCTGGGAGGCGCTGGATGGCAGGTGGCCGCTGGCCGAGCTGCGCGAGCGCGGCATCGCGGCCACGCGCCAGCTCGCCAAGCGGCAGATCACCTGGCTGCGCAGCATGCCCGCGCGCCGCGTGGTGCCGGCCGAAGCCCCCGATGCGATCGCGCGCATCGTGGCCGCCGTGGGCGAGATCGCATGA
- a CDS encoding CaiB/BaiF CoA transferase family protein translates to MNDRSTAPAPLQGIRVIELGNYIAGPGTAMTLGDLGAEVVKIESMEGDMARHTGHFGLAMLRAYNRSKKSIALDLRQPRGKEIAGRLIAGADVLVQNLRPGAAEALGLGAGALRAQHPGLVHVSIAGFPADAPSRDRPGYDIAAQAESGMMSVTGEPQGLPQKVGATIIDAATVQVAAQATLAALFRRERTGLGETIRVSLLEVALNLQLPNWSDYMVRGVEPTRSGDGQPMNAPAADIFHTRDGMVVVSAYVQSHWVRLCETLGCPELATDPRFLTNELRVAHRPAMKEAVGGRLSRCSTQECVDLLTRNNIVVGVVRSYSEAAAGDDFRSSRMVIDAAPNGDRPGYPSFGLPYELCDTPRPTTHAAPAHGAHTQELLREAGFGPEDIAALQAAGVIKSQPEE, encoded by the coding sequence ATGAACGACAGATCCACCGCTCCTGCGCCCCTGCAGGGCATCCGCGTCATCGAACTCGGCAACTACATCGCAGGGCCCGGCACCGCCATGACGCTCGGCGACCTCGGCGCCGAGGTGGTGAAGATCGAATCGATGGAAGGCGACATGGCGCGCCACACCGGCCACTTCGGCCTGGCCATGCTGCGGGCCTACAACCGCAGCAAGAAATCGATCGCCCTCGACCTGCGCCAGCCGCGAGGCAAGGAGATCGCAGGCCGCCTCATCGCAGGCGCCGACGTGCTGGTGCAGAACCTGCGGCCGGGCGCCGCCGAAGCGCTCGGGCTGGGCGCCGGGGCCCTGCGCGCGCAGCACCCCGGCCTGGTCCACGTGTCCATCGCCGGCTTCCCCGCGGACGCGCCGTCGCGGGACCGGCCCGGCTACGACATCGCGGCACAGGCGGAAAGCGGGATGATGTCGGTCACCGGCGAGCCCCAGGGGCTGCCGCAGAAGGTAGGCGCCACCATCATCGATGCCGCGACCGTGCAGGTGGCGGCACAGGCCACCCTTGCGGCGCTGTTCCGCCGCGAACGCACCGGCCTCGGCGAGACCATCCGCGTGTCGCTGCTGGAGGTGGCGCTCAACCTGCAGTTGCCGAACTGGAGTGACTACATGGTGCGCGGCGTGGAACCCACCCGCAGCGGCGACGGCCAGCCGATGAATGCGCCGGCGGCGGACATCTTCCACACCCGCGACGGGATGGTGGTGGTGTCGGCCTACGTCCAATCGCACTGGGTGCGGCTGTGCGAGACCCTCGGCTGCCCCGAGCTGGCGACCGATCCGCGCTTCCTCACCAATGAGTTGAGGGTCGCCCACCGCCCCGCGATGAAGGAGGCGGTGGGCGGCCGGCTCTCGCGCTGCAGCACGCAGGAGTGCGTGGACCTGCTCACGCGCAACAACATCGTGGTGGGCGTGGTCCGCAGCTACAGCGAGGCGGCGGCAGGCGACGACTTCCGCTCGAGTCGCATGGTGATCGACGCGGCACCGAACGGCGACCGGCCGGGCTATCCCAGCTTCGGCTTGCCGTACGAACTGTGCGACACGCCGCGCCCCACCACCCACGCTGCGCCGGCCCACGGGGCGCATACGCAGGAACTGCTGCGCGAGGCGGGATTCGGGCCCGAGGACATCGCGGCTCTGCAGGCGGCGGGCGTGATCAAGTCCCAACCCGAAGAGTGA